Proteins co-encoded in one Aspergillus flavus chromosome 2, complete sequence genomic window:
- a CDS encoding uncharacterized protein (expressed protein): protein MASIAPELLSEERLHLIQRLSHAIGRKYVDSATHALLWLGDLESLRRRVEHLESDIMFKSLVKLSLMNTRLCMDALKAWLARSSRKNEPTETIEQPVEPTESTSALAASPTTSRKRKSTGELRSRSKRPRLEWSLAVRDMAEERYIGCCAIIKMGEPVQVCHIYPFALGIEAEWEKEKFWNILQIFWDLETVDRWKKDIIGPNGTEVPQNLLCLSTVVHDLWGSARLAFEPVKMSEEKTSLTMRFWWLPRRAYSKEMDMCVAPSLPSDLKASPYNAKLWNCDTDQPIYSGQLVTMTTRDPEAMPLPSFDLL from the coding sequence ATGGCTTCTATTGCTCCCGAACTCTTGTCGGAGGAGAGGTTGCACCTTATCCAACGACTTAGCCACGCAATCGGTCGTAAGTATGTTGATTCTGCAACACATGCGCTGCTATGGCTAGGGGACCTCGAGTCTCTACGGAGAAGAGTAGAACACCTGGAGTCGGATATTATGTTCAAATCTTTAGTTAAACTTAGCTTGATGAACACCCGGCTTTGTATGGATGCATTGAAGGCATGGCTTGCTCGCTCGTCGAGAAAAAACGAGCCTACAGAAACCATAGAACAACCGGTCGAACCAACCGAATCCACATCCGCACTTGCGGCGTCCCCAACAACGTCACGCAAACGAAAGTCAACGGGGGAGCTTAGATCTCGAAGTAAACGTCCGCGGCTGGAGTGGTCTCTAGCTGTCAGGGACATGGCCGAAGAGAGATATATTGGGTGCTGTGCCATTATAAAGATGGGTGAACCCGTCCAGGTATGCCACATCTACCCGTTTGCGTTGGGAATTGAAGCCGAatgggaaaaggagaagtTTTGGAATATCCTGCAAATTTTCTGGGATTTGGAGACGGTCGATAGGTggaagaaggatatcatcgGCCCTAACGGCACAGAGGTACCTCAAAACCTACTGTGCCTCTCGACCGTTGTGCATGACCTCTGGGGCTCGGCACGCCTGGCCTTTGAACCCGTTAAGATGTCTGAGGAGAAGACATCACTTACAATGCGGTTCTGGTGGCTACCTCGTCGAGCCTACTCGAAAGAGATGGACATGTGCGTGgctccctccctcccatcAGATCTGAAGGCAAGTCCCTACAATGCTAAGCTGTGGAATTGCGACACAGATCAACCTATCTACTCCGGCCAACTCGTGACGATGACGACCCGGGATCCGGAGGCTATGCCACTCCCATCCTTTGATCTATTGTAA
- a CDS encoding putative MFS sugar transporter Stl1 (sugar transport protein), with product MWTTTSGLSGRSLRLSITFAAVVGFSLFGYNQGMMAGLLNGDEFVDSFPILKMPDNPTAGEKHYIDVIRGAVTSCYELGCFFGALFSMFLGDKLGRTRLIFMGASILIIGALLTTVCFTGHWEVGQFVIGRVVSGIGNGMNTATIPVWQSECSGAHNRGFLVCFEGAMIAGGTFIAYWVVFGMSHAADSVQWRFPVALQIFFALVVAAGAMMLPDSPSWFVMRGLDKEACEVLGKLKGTSPDSDQVLHDFNFLKQDMESSKNTQSNWKTVFTFGKTQEFQRLLIGCSGQFFQQFTGCNAAIYYSTLLFQENLGMEKYLSLIMGGVFATVYVLATIPSFFMIEKVGRRNLYLVGFLGQGLSFVITFACLIKETEENSKGAAVGIFLFITFFAFTLLPLPWIYPPEINPLRTRTVGASASTCTNWICNFAVVMFTPLFAGQSPWGVYLFFALFNFLGLIFGFFFYVETAGRELEEVDIIYAKAHVEGKMAWRVANTMPKLSFEEITQQSRELGLDTNDHGVHEKTELGLSSDSGQETEEVHEKH from the coding sequence ATGTGGACGACCACTAGCGGCCTGAGTGGTCGGTCGCTCCGATTGAGCATCACCTTTGCCGCTGTCGTGGGTTTCTCGCTTTTTGGCTACAACCAGGGCATGATGGCTGGCCTCCTCAACGGCGACGAGTTCGTGGACTCTTTTCCAATCCTCAAAATGCCTGACAATCCGACTGCGGGCGAAAAGCACTACATCGACGTCATCCGTGGTGCTGTCACATCCTGTTACGAGCTTGGCTGTTTCTTCGGCGCGTTATTCTCCATGTTCTTGGGCGACAAACTCGGCCGTACTCGCCTGATCTTTATGGGTGCCAGTATCCTGATCATTGGGGCCTTGTTGACAACGGTCTGCTTCACTGGTCATTGGGAAGTTGGTCAGTTTGTCATCGGCCGTGTTGTATCGGGTATTGGAAATGGTATGAACACCGCTACAATCCCAGTTTGGCAATCAGAGTGCTCCGGCGCTCACAATCGTGGTTTTCTGGTGTGCTTTGAGGGCGCCATGATCGCTGGTGGTACTTTCATTGCCTACTGGGTGGTCTTCGGTATGTCGCACGCCGCCGATTCTGTCCAATGGCGATTCCCGGTGGCGCTGCAGATCTTTTTCGCGTTGGTTGTGGCTGCTGGTGCCATGATGCTCCCGGATTCTCCGTCTTGGTTTGTCATGAGAGGGCTCGACAAGGAGGCCTGTGAAGTTCTTGGCAAGCTGAAGGGTACCTCTCCTGATTCTGATCAAGTCCTTCATGACTTCAACTTCTTAAAACAAGACATGGAATCCTCAAAGAACACACAGTCAAACTGGAAGACGGTTTTCACATTTGGCAAAACCCAGGAATTCCAGCGCCTTCTCATTGGCTGTTCCGGTCAGTTTTTCCAGCAGTTTACTGGCTGTAACGCTGCAATCTACTACTCAACATTACTTTTCCAAGAGAACCTAGGTATGGAGAAATACCTATCTCTAATTATGGGAGGTGTATTCGCGACTGTTTACGTTTTGGCAACTATCCCGTCATTTTTTATGATTGAAAAAGTCGGCCGTCGTAACCTCTATCTGGTGGGTTTCCTAGGCCAAGGGCTGAGCTTTGTTATCACATTTGCTTGCTTGATTAAGGAAACTGAGGAGAACTCGAAGGGTGCTGCTGTTGGTATCTTTTTGTTCATTACCTTCTTTGCATTTACTCTGTTGCCACTGCCCTGGATCTACCCCCCTGAGATCAACCCACTTCGGACACGTACTGTCGGCGCGTCGGCATCGACCTGTACTAATTGGATCTGCAACTTTGCCGTGGTTATGTTCACACCCCTTTTCGCTGGTCAGAGCCCATGGGGTGtgtatctcttcttcgcgctcttcaacttcctcggTCTgatcttcggcttcttcttctatgTTGAAACAGCCGGCCGTGAGCTTGAAGAGGTCGACATCATCTACGCCAAAGCCCATGTCGAAGGGAAGATGGCATGGAGGGTCGCCAACACCATGCCCAAGCTCAGCTTCGAAGAAATCACCCAGCAGTCTCGCGAGCTGGGCCTGGACACCAACGACCATGGCGTGCACGAGAAGACTGAGCTTGGCCTCAGCAGTGACAGTGGCCAGGAGACTGAAGAGGTCCACGAGAAGCATTAA
- a CDS encoding Acetamidase has product MPSASWEDLAADKRARLEKSIPDEWKFKSVPIEGSVIDLPEKSGILSPSEIKITNSSATELVAQLANGTLKSVDVTLAFCKRAALAHQLVNCAHDFFPELALAQARELDRYFETHKKPVGPLHGLPISLKDQLRVKGTETCMAYISWLGKRDTSDSILTALLRKAGAVFLVKTSVPQTLMVCETVNNIIGRTSNPRNLNLSCGGSSGGEGAMIAMRGGAIGIGTDIGGSIRVPAAFNSLYGIRPSHGRLPYGGMTNSMEGQETIHSVVGPIAHSAQDVRLFLQSVLKEEPWKYDSKVIPLPWREAEENAAQAKIAEKSLNFAFYDFDGVVRPHPPITRGVEIVRSTLEKDGHTVAPWTPYKHAFAVDLANKIYAADGSTDVYKHINASGEPAIPNIKDLMNPNLPKADLNEVWDAQLQKWRYQCEYLDKWREWEERTGKELDAIIAPVAATAAVRHNQFRYYGYATVFNVLDYTSVVVPVTYADKAVDHRLADYQPVSDMDKAVYAEYDPEVYHGAPVAVQIIGRRLSEERTLAIAEYVGKLLGH; this is encoded by the exons ATGCCATCTGCCAGCTGGGAAGATCTCGCTGCCGACAAGAGGGCACGTTTGGAGAAGTCCATCCCCGACGAATGGAAATTCAAGTCAGTCCCAATAGAAGGCTCGGTCATCGATCTACCTGAGAAGTCTGGGATTCTGTCGCCTTCTGAAATAAAGATTACAAACTCGTCTGCCACAGAACTTGTCGCTCAATTAGCCAATGGCACGTTGAAGTCCGTGGATGTGACACTCGCATTCTGTAAAAGAGCTGCACTGGCTCATCAACTT GTTAATTGCGCACATGACTTCTTCCCAGAGCTAGCACTAGCCCAGGCCAGGGAACTTGATCGGTATTTCGAGACGCACAAGAAACCCGTGGGACCATTGCATGGATTACCGATTTCTTTGAAAGACCAATTACGAGTCAAG GGAACTGAAACATGCATGGCCTATATCTCTTGGCTGGGTAAGCGCGACACCAGCGATTCGATATTGACTGCCCTCTTGAGAAAAGCGGGCGCAGTATTCCTTGTTAAGACGAGTGTACCACAAACATTGATGGTATGTGAGACCGTCAATAATATTATCGGTCGGACATCGAACCCAAGGAATCTCAACCTGTCCTGCGGTGGTAGTTCGGGAGGCGAAGGTGCCATGATTGCAATGCGTGGAGGCGCCATCGGTATAGGAACTGATATCG GTGGATCTATTCGTGTCCCAGCCGCATTCAACTCCTTGTATGGGATTCGTCCAAGTCACGGTCGTCTGCCTTACGGTGGTATGACGAACAGCATGGAAGGTCAGGAAACGATACACAGCGTCGTTGGACCAATTGCGCATTCTGCTCAAG ATGTCAGACTCTTCCTTCAGTCTGTCCTTAAGGAGGAACCCTGGAAGTATGATTCGAAAGTCATACCGCTTCCTTGGAgggaggccgaggagaacGCCGCCCAAGCAAAAATTGCTGAGAAGAGTCTAAATTTCGCATTTTACGATTTTGATGGCGTT GTACGTCCTCACCCTCCGATTACTCGTGGCGTTGAGATCGTCCGGTCTACGCTCGAGAAGGACGGACATACCGTGGCACCCTGGACACCCTACAAGCATGCATTTGCCGTAGATTTAGCCAACAAAATCTACGCTGCAGATGGAAGCACG GATGTTTACAAGCACATCAACGCCTCAGGAGAACCCGCTATTCCGAACATCAAGGACCTCATGAATCCCAACCTACCCAAGGCAGATTTGAATGAGGTATGGGACGCGCAGCTGCAAAAATGGCGTTATCAGTGTGAATACCTTGACAAGTGGCGCGAATGGGAGGAACGGACGGGCAAGGAGCTTGACGCTATCATCGCCCCGGTGGCGGCGACAGCTGCAGTCCGCCACAACCAATTCCGGTACTATGGGTATGCTACTGTCTTTAACGTGTTAGATTACACCAGTGTTGTTGTCCCGGTTACCTATGCAGACAAGGCGGTGGATCACAGATTGGCGGATTATCAGCCGGTTAGTGATATGGATAAGGCGGTTTATGCGGAGTATGATCCCGAGGTTTATCATGGCGCACCCGTTGCCGTGCAGATTATCGGCAGACGTCTTAGTGAGGAGCGGACCCTGGCTATTGCGGAGTATGTTGGGAAGTTGTTAGGTCACTAG
- a CDS encoding putative threonine dehydratase has protein sequence MQNSVYETAASAVQARNRIRSHIYQTTLIPSRVQGKSNNARVLFKAENFQLTGSFKIRGAMSKMSGQPANGRLITASSGNHGIGAACAAQALSKDLTVVLPDSVVPAKLEKIKSYGVNVILHGAETGLAEQYAQRLAASQSYTYISPYNDPDIVAGQGTIGLEILEQCEEVDNIFVAMGGGGLISGIGAVAKAFSPRTKVYGVSAINSKALAESMAAGHVVETEHRDTLADAVAGGIDTDTITLPLAMSVVDHVVECDEDEIKAAMKTMAFDENMNVEGSAALALAGFSKVAGQLANQTSVIVLCGANFDQNVFRNVVLDI, from the coding sequence atgCAGAACTCAGTCTACGAAACTGCAGCAAGCGCAGTGCAGGCACGGAATCGCATCCGCAGCCACATCTACCAAACGACCCTCATTCCATCCAGAGTGCAAGGAAAATCCAACAACGCAAGGGTGCTATTCAAAGCAGAAAACTTCCAATTAACGGGATCTTTCAAGATCCGAGGTGCAATGTCCAAGATGTCCGGTCAACCTGCCAACGGACGATTAATAACCGCCTCATCGGGCAATCATGGAATAGGCGCCGCATGTGCCGCGCAGGCACTCTCTAAAGATCTCACTGTTGTCCTCCCGGACTCGGTGGTACCTGCGAAATTGGAGAAAATCAAGTCCTATGGGGTGAATGTTATTCTGCATGGAGCTGAGACGGGCCTTGCTGAACAATATGCTCAGCGGCTAGCTGCTTCGCAATCGTATACTTATATTTCGCCATACAATGATCCTGATATTGTCGCCGGGCAGGGGACTATTGGTTTAGAAATTCTGGAGCAGTGTGAAGAGGTGGATAATATCTTCGTCGCcatgggtggtggtggattgatTAGCGGTATCGGGGCGGTGGCGAAGGCGTTCAGTCCCCGGACGAAGGTCTATGGTGTTTCTGCGATTAACTCGAAAGCTCTTGCCGAGTCCATGGCTGCTGGCCATGTAGTTGAAACGGAACATCGAGATACCCTAGCTGATGCCGTTGCTGGCGGTATTGATACGGATACAATCACTCTCCCGTTGGCTATGTCTGTGGTAGATCACGTCGTTGAATGTGACGAGGACGAGATCAAAGCGGCCATGAAGACTATGGCCTTCGATGAAAATATGAATGTCGAAGGCTCTGCCGCTCTTGCTTTGGCTGGTTTCAGTAAAGTTGCAGGACAGCTCGCCAACCAAACTAGCGTCATTGTCTTGTGCGGTGCGAACTTTGACCAAAATGTCTTTAGGAATGTCGTTTTAGACATTTAA
- a CDS encoding putative endoglucanase-1 precursor (unnamed protein product), protein MVHLSRALAALSFSASALALPALSSRAQAASEHCGDYDYVILQDTPWIVYNMLYNANQIVGTQCTNYDQVTTSNSGTKEVIWSSVTDIEYVESTNNVPKGYSFVGLTQNLETKLSAIDSIPSTYSWTRTNTTAYKGNVCFDFMTNDVKGDSTSSSSRELMLWLQYEGGQLPIGWTNGAVATIDDLFGTSWKLYEDVNEDTGITVSTLMPETQFEGSFTGDLKDWLLALSKLGRFTESTYVNVGNAGTEFFYGNSVMNATLGLQINLA, encoded by the exons ATGGTTCACCTCTCCCGTGCCCTGGCGGCCCTCTCCTTTTCGGCATCTGCCCTTGCCCTTCCTGCTCTCTCCTCTCGGGCCCAGGCGGCGAGCGAGCACTGTGGGGACTACGACTACGTTATTCTGCAGGACACACCATGGATCGTCTACAACATGCTCTACAATGCGAACCAGATTGTTGGCACACAATGCACCAATTACGACCAGGTGACCACATCCAACAGCGGAACAAAGGAGGTTATATGGAGCAGTGTGACAGACATTGAATATGTGGAGAGCAC GAACAATGTGCCAAAAGGCTACTCTTTCGTGGGTCTCACTCAGAATCTCGAAACAAAGTTGTCCGCTATCGATTCGATTCCCAGTACTTACAGCTGGACTCGTACCAACACAACTGCTTACAAGG GAAATGTCTGCTTCGATTTCATGACCAACGATGTCAAGGGCGAttccacctcttcttcctcccggGAGTTGATGCTCTGGCTGCAGTACGAGGGTGGACAGCTTCCTATCGGCTGGACCAATGGCGCTGTTGCCACTATTGACGATCTCTTTGGCACCTCATGGAAGCTGTATGAAGACGTCAATGAGGATACTGGAATCACCGTCAGCACTCTGATGCCCGAGACACAATTTGAGGGAAGCTTCACCGGTGATTTGAAGGATTGGCTTCTTGCTTTGTCTAAGCTGGGACGCTTCACTGAGTCGACTTATGTGAACGTTGGTAATGCTGG AACCGAGTTCTTCTATGGCAACTCTGTCATGAACGCTACCCTCGGATTGCAGATCAATCTTGCATAG
- a CDS encoding mannosyltransferase putative-domain-containing protein — translation MISLLAPRGLRPAWIGITAVAAAAVLTLFFLYSPRLQATTSRVVVPEPVNHIVTDPTYVADNTTNIDVSPVITDATLIEHIAQYFIDYPIHPPYKERFGELGQRSRVLRDWITLADRSADPTSKNLVLNATERVAVSLYPFLKSPKGQNAAHKPVADLRASFEPGSAGVVIPTSNHTLRFAAHLVGTLRSVLNTTLPIQIVYAGDEDLSPDDRARLSSTVESGPALEFLDILTIFDDSTLHLQTGGWAVKAFAALGSRFERIILVDADAVFFQPPEVLLEHEAFVRSGALLFHDRLLWKDVFPERNEWYRSQIRQPSAALNKSLVWTENYAEEGDSGLVVLDKSRTDILVALFHICWQNSYDVREEVTYKMTYGDKETWWLGLELTGASYEFSAHYGGIVGWEQVDSRGRHKVCSFVIAHVDAKDRLLWYNGSMLKNKGKSSMTNEYEVHTNWMIDAEWEKGARKEDMSCMKGGEARNLTQYEFDIMERSIKLAKNLDAMMYSV, via the coding sequence ATGATCTCTCTTCTGGCCCCGCGAGGCCTTCGACCAGCCTGGATTGGCATCACTGCGgttgctgcagctgcagtgCTCACgttattctttttatactCCCCGCGACTGCAGGCTACTACCTCGAGAGTAGTTGTGCCTGAGCCTGTAAATCATATCGTGACTGACCCAACCTATGTTGCCGATAATACTACCAACATAGATGTTAGCCCCGTCATTACTGACGCCACTTTGATTGAGCACATTGCGCAATACTTTATTGACTATCCAATCCACCCACCGTATAAAGAGCGCTTCGGCGAATTAGGACAGCGAAGTCGAGTCTTGCGCGACTGGATAACACTGGCTGACCGATCCGCAGACCCAACGAGCAAGAACTTGGTATTGAACGCTACAGAGAGAGTGGCCGTCTCTTTATACCCGTTTCTCAAAAGTCCTAAGGGGCAAAATGCTGCCCATAAACCCGTAGCGGATCTCCGGGCGTCTTTTGAGCCAGGCTCAGCTGGTGTGGTCATCCCAACCAGCAATCATACTCTCCGCTTCGCTGCCCACCTCGTTGGTACTTTGCGCTCGGTTCTAAACACGACGCTACCCATTCAAATCGTCTATGCGGGCGATGAGGATCTTAGCCCGGATGATAGGGCCCGTTTATCGAGCACCGTGGAATCAGGCCCTGCCCTTGAGTTTCTCGACATCCTCACCATTTTCGATGACTCAACACTCCATCTGCAGACGGGTGGTTGGGCCGTTAAGGCCTTTGCAGCCTTGGGTTCACGTTTCGAACGTATTATCCTAGTCGACGCCGACGCTGTATTCTTCCAACCTCCGGAAGTCTTGCTTGAGCATGAAGCATTTGTTCGAAGTGGGGCTTTATTATTCCATGACCGACTGCTCTGGAAAGATGTGTTTCCAGAGCGCAACGAGTGGTATAGGAGTCAAATTCGACAGCCAAGTGCTGCGTTGAACAAGTCACTCGTCTGGACCGAGAATTATGCCGAAGAAGGTGACTCAGGTCTAGTCGTCCTTGACAAGAGCAGAACGGACATCCTCGTCGCACTGTTCCACATATGCTGGCAGAACTCGTATGATGTGCGCGAAGAGGTTACGTATAAGATGACATATGGGGACAAGGAGACGTGGTGGCTTGGTCTGGAGCTCACAGGTGCTTCCTATGAGTTCTCAGCCCACTACGGTGGTATTGTTGGCTGGGAACAAGTGGATAGTAGGGGCAGGCACAAGGTGTGCAGTTTCGTCATCGCTCATGTTGATGCAAAGGATAGACTCCTGTGGTATAATGGGAGTAtgctgaagaacaaaggaaagagcAGCATGACGAACGAGTATGAAGTTCATACAAACTGGATGATTGACGCCGAATGGGAAAAGGGTGCTCGCAAGGAGGATATGAGCTGTATGAAGGGAGGTGAAGCGAGGAATTTGACTCAGTATGAGTTCGACATCATGGAACGATCGATCAAGCTGGCTAAAAACCTCGATGCAATGATGTATTCCGTGTGA